Genomic DNA from Noviherbaspirillum saxi:
GCTGTAGCGGATGGCGTTGTCGACAAGGTTGTCCACCAAATCGCGCAACAAAAAACGATCGCCCATGACGCGCGCGGGTTGCAGGTCGAAACCGATGTCGATGCGTTTCTTGTCCGCTTCCTGTACGAAGTGCTGTATCGACTCGGTGACAAGCTTGTCGATCTCGACGGGTGCGAGCCGCTTGCTCTCGAATTGAGCGGGTTCCGCACGCGCTAGCGAAAGCAGCTGGTTGGTCTGGCGAATCATCCGCTCCACCGATGAACTGATGAGGCGGGTCGATTGCTCCATCTCTGCGGTTAGGCGCTGGCCGGACTGCAACAGCTCAAGCTGTGCGCTGATGCCTGCCAGCGGCGTACGCAACTGGTGCGCGATATCGGCCAGAAACGATTGACGCGCGCGACTGTCTTCCTGGGCTCTGGCCAGCAAGCCGTTGATGGCGCGCGCCAGCGGGCGCAACTCCGCCGGCATGCCCTCTTCTTCGGTCGGCGACAGATCGTTCGCATTGCGCGTATCGAGTCGCTTGCGCATTGTCTGCAGCGGAAACAAGCCTTCTGTCACGGCGAACCAGACGATCGCCAGCGATGCGACAACCAGCAGGGCTTCCAGTCCGAGCAGCGCCAGCAGGATGCGCGACTGGATCTGCCGTCGCGCCGAGAGGGTTTCTGCGGCACCGATCCATACGGCTTCCGTGCCGACCACAGTCTTCATCGCGACGATCCGGATATGATATTCGCGCAGATTGCCCATATAGGCGATGACTTCATTGTTCTTACCGCCGTACACGAGAAACGATGGAAAATCCGGGTCGCCAGCAATGAGCTTACCGGACTGATTCCGGACCGCATAAAACACCGAATCGGTCAGGTTGAAGCGCAGCATCCGATCGGCCTGATCCGAGAAATCCAAACGGACCGTGCCGTCCACCACCTTGAGGTGAGCGCGCATGTCGTACACGGCTTCTGCCAATTTCTGGTCAAGCGCATCCTGCGCCGGGGCCCAGGCCAGCATATAGATCAGCAGCGCGCCGATAAGATTGATGACCACCAGCGGCGCAATCAGCCATTTCAGGAGGTCCGAGCGTATGCTTGCCGTCATTCCTTGCTCGCTTCGAGCATGTAGCCGAAGCCGCGGATCGTGCGGATGGCAATCCCGGCGCCCGCGATCTTGATCCGGATGCGGGATACATAGACTTCGACGGCATTGAGTGTGATTTCTTCACCCCACGGCAGGATGGCGTCCAGTATCTGCTCCTTGGACACCACGCGCGAAGCCTGCTGCAACAGGTATTCGAGTACTGCCCATTCGCGTGCCGACAGTTCCACCACATTGCCATTGACGCGCGCGCGCTTGGCATGCATGTCGAGCGACAGGCCCATCATCTGCAGTTCGGCGGGACGAGGACTGCTGCGGCGTACCAGCGCGCGGATACGCGCGGCCAGCTCCGGTGCGGCGAACGGCTTGACCAGATAATCGTCGGCGCCGAGTTCAAGGCCGCGCACCCGGTCCTCGACGGCGTCGCGCGCGGTGAGGAGCAATACCGGCACATTACTGCCTCTTGCGCGCAAGCGGCGCACCACCTCGAATCCATCGATGCCCGGCAAGCCGATATCCAGCACCACGACCGCAAGTTCACTGCGCTTGAGAATCGCATCCGCTTCCGATCCATTCGACGTGACGTCGACCACCATCCCGTAACCTTTCAGGATGCGGGATATGCCGTCGGCGAGCACGGCATCGTCTTCTACCAAGAGTACATGCATGGGTCTTCAATGAGCAGGGTTTGCGGTTCGGCCGCGACGCATTTGCACGCCGCGACCTTGACAGCCTTCAATGGTATTGGAAAAGCGACTCCAATGCCGCCGGCAGACAAGATTTTCGGGCGATCGGGCACATGTGTTGTCAGCTTATTGTCAGGAATTCTTCAGCTTCGCGACAGGAGTGGGCCATATAGTCGCCACATCTTTAATAGCGATCCTTATCAATATCTGATGCAGGATCGATAACAATGGAGACTGTCGTGCCAAACTTCATCCGTAACCCGCAGGATTTCTGGTCGGGTTTTATCTTTCTATTTGTCGGCCTGGCCGCGGTGCTGATCGGCCGCGACTATGCCATGGGCAGCGCAGGACGCATGGGCCCGGCTTATTTCCCCACCATGCTGGGCGCGCTGCTCAGCCTCATCGGCGCCATGTCGGTTGCTCGTTCCATGTTTCGTTCAGGCGAGGCAATAGGACGTATTGCGTTGAAAAACCTGCTCCTGATCATCGGAGCCGTGATCCTGTTCGGCATTCTCGTCCGTGGCGCAGGCTTGGTCGTTGCCGTCATTTTCCTGGTCATGGCAAGCGGCTTTGCCAGCACCAAATTCAAGGCATTGCCCTTCCTTGCCGTCGCCATCGGTCTGGCGGTATTCAGCGCGCTGGTGTTCGTCGTCGCGCTGGGATTGCCGATGCCGGTATTCGGCCCTTGGTTCGGCTTTTAAGGAGACAACATGGAAATCCTCGGCTATCTGTCTCTCGGTTTCGATACCGCTCTTTCGCTGAACAATCTTCTTTATTGTCTGATCGGCGTTTTCCTCGGTACCGCCATCGGCGTGCTGCCCGGTCTGGGACCGGTGGCCACCATCGCCATGCTGCTGCCGGCTACCTTCGCACTGCCCCCGATCTCGTCGCTGATCATGCTGTCGGGGATCTATTACGGTGCACAGTACGGCGGCTCGACCACCGCGATCCTGGTCAACCTGCCCGGCGAATCGTCGTCGGTGGTGACCGCGATCGACGGCTACCAGATGGCGCGCAACGGCAATGCCGGCAAGGCGCTGGCGACCGCCGGAATCGGCTCGTTCTTCGCCGGCACGGTGGCCACGCTGCTGCTGGCGCTGTTCGCCCCGCCCCTGGCCGAACTGGCGCTGAAGTTTGGTCCGGCCGAATACTTTTCGCTGATGGTGCTGGGTCTGGTCGCCTCGGTGGTGCTGGCGCATGGCTCGCTGCTGCGCGCCATCGGCATGATCATCCTCGGCTTGTTACTGGGCCTGGTCGGCACCGACGTGAACTCCGGCACGCCGCGCTATACCTTCGATCTGCCGCAACTGGCCGATGGCATCAACTTCGTCGTGGTCGCGATGGGCATGTTCGGCCTGGGGGAAATCATTGCCAACCTCGACCACGAAGAGACGCGCTCGCTGCTGTCGATGAAGGTAGGCCGCCTCATGCCTGACAAGGATGATCTCAAGCGCATCGTCGCGCCAATCCTGCGCGGCACCGCGCTGGGGTCCATGCTGGGCATTTTGCCGGGCGGCGGCGCGATGCTATCGTCGTTTGCCGCGTATTCGATCGAAAAGAAGATTTCGAAGAATTCGGCCCAGTTCGGCAAGGGCGCGATCGAAGGTGTGGCGGCCCCCGAATCGGCTAACAATGCCGGTGCGCAAACTTCGTTCATCCCGATGCTGACCCTGGGCATTCCGTCCAATCCGGTGATGGCGCTGATGATCGGCGCGATGATCATCCAGGGCATCCAGCCGGGACCGGCGGTCATGACGGAACAGCCGGCGCTGTTCTGGGGCATCATCGCGTCGATGTGGATCGGCAACTTCTTTTTGATCGTGCTGAACCTGCCGATGATTGGCTTGTGGGTGCGCATGATCATGGTGCCGTACCACTACCTGTATCCAGGCATCCTGGTGTTCTGCGCGATTGGGGTGTTCAGCCTGAATAACAGCGAATTCGACGTGTTCCTGATGGCGGGCTTCGGTCTGTTCGGCTACGTCTGCAGCAAGCTGAAAATGGAAGCGGCGCCGATGCTGCTGGGTTTCATCATCGGACCGATGATGGAAGAGTATCTGCGTCGTGCGCTGCTGTTGTCGCGCAGCGATCCGATGGTGTTTTTGCAGCGCCCGATCAGCGCGACGATGCTGATTCTGGCAGCACTGGCCATGGCGGTAGTGCTGCTGCCAGCCTTGCGCAAGAAACGCGAAGAAGCCTTCGTCGAGTAAACAGCTGCGCCGGCGCAGCATCGTCGATCCAACGCCGGTATCCCGGGGTTGGATCGATAGTTCTTCGCAAGAGTGTGCGACTCTTGACTACGGTTTGAGCTGTACCCGAATCTCTCCCGCCGGGTATGCGACGCTGTGAACATTGATATACAGATTGCCGGCTTTGTAATCTGCAAACTGGGCGTCCGTCAGTTTTGCGCTGGCCGGTACGGAAAACACCTTATCCGAAGTCTTTGTCAACGGAATGATAACGGGGCCGTTTTCGCTCTTGGATCCCCGATGGATATGAGCGGCCGTTGCGCTCAGGTCGTCGATGATGACCGATCCGCTGACGGTTCTGTCGTCGGCAACGGTGATCGTACTTTTTCCCGATGCCTTGGTTGTAATCGGTGGCACCTCGTTGGCCCCGCTCAACGTCGTGGTGGGTTTGGAGCCGCCAAGACCGACCTTTTCCATCATGCCGCAGCCGCTGGACCATACTGCGATACCGGCAACGATGACGGCAGCAGCCACACGCCGGGCAGCACTATATTCTGAACGCTTCATTATTGTCTCCTTAAGCTGCAGGTTGGAATCGGTGCAGTATTGTTCTGCGGAACAGTGCATCGCAATCGCTGCATATTGAGCTTAGAAGAATGCGTTACGCGTGAACTTAAGTAATCAATAAGAATTGATTCAAATCAAGTCGTGCCGGAGAGAAGAGATATTCGCCCAACTGCAGTTCGCGTCGTAGGTGCCCTGCGCGAGTCTGCGTATTGCCTCGTTGAATGAAAACCGGGATTTTTTATTGCTTCAAGCGCACGACTCGCGCGCATCGTTAACTTTCCGGGCGTGGGCGGCATGCCCGCGACCACGCCCGATAATAGGTCTGGACCGCAGCGTCCTTAGTGGTGGCTTCCCCCATTCAAAGGTCCGGGATTCCTACTGCCGTCGTTTCCATTTCCTCCAGAGCCTATGACCGTATGATGGAGATCGTGTATCTCTCCGTCGCTTAAAGGCTCGCCAATCTTGATGGAAACATCCCCGGAACCGTCAGAATTTTCTCCTACTATGCGGCCATTTTCGATCCTAAGTCTACCACCCGAGTTTTTAACAATTTCTTCGGCATCTTTTTGGGTGAGTATTTCTCCCGGAGTAAATTCGTCCTGACTAAGGCTAACGTTGGGCAAAGTGAAAGAGACACCGGACATAGCTATTCTCCCTATAAGTATTGAAAGTCCCCAAGCACCCCATGATGCTCGCGATAGACTTAATACGTGAGTGGATCGAGCCGGAAAAATAGTTCCTATCGCTGCGGATAACACATCAAAAAAACGGTTGGGACTTGCAGCCTGCATCCCGCCACCGCATAGCTGGTGCAGTGGATGCCAGACTATCTGGCCGCTTCGGTGACAAATGCGATTTTGGTAATGCCGACGCTTTGCGCGATGGCCATCACTTCGGCAAGCTGCTCATAGTGCGTGCGGCGGTCGGCGCGCAAGTGCATTTCGGGTGACGGCGCACCCTGGGCCAATGTTCCTTTCAAGTGTCCCGCCAACGAAGCATTGCCAACTTCTTCACCGCCGACAAATATCCGGTTCCGGGCATCCAGTGAGACCTGGACCGTAAGCGCCTGATCGTTCATGCGCGTAGCGTCTACCTTGGGCAGGTCCACCGGCACCGCCTGGTTCAGCAAAGGTGCCGTGATGATGAAGATGACCAGCAACACGAGCATCACATCGACCAGCGGCGTGGTGTTGATCTCGACCATAGGTTGGCTGTGACCGCTCTTGCTGCCGTTGTAGTTGAATCCCATCGTTGCCCCCGGGTTAGCTCGCTGCGCGCAGAGCCGTCACCGCGACCGCTCTGGCCTGACCGTCGACGCGCACCCCTGCCACCAGATAGGCATGCAGGCTATTCGCAAAGCCATCCAGCTGGGCCAGCACGAGGCGATTTCCGCGGGTGAATGCGTTATACGCCAGCACAGCCGGAATCGCGACAAACAGGCCGGCGGCCGTCATGATCAGTGCCTCACCGACCGGCCCCGCCACCTTGTCGAGTACGACTTGCGTCGCTCCCGACAATCCGACCAGCGCGTGGTAAATGCCCCAGACGGTGCCGAACAGGCCGACAAACGGCGCGGTCGAACCGACCGAAGCGAGAAACGTCAACCCACGTTCGACGCGCGCCTGGGCAAGCACGGTCGACTGTTGCAAGGTGCGTCCGATAAACTCGCTTGCATCCACGCCGGCTCCGATGCCGCCCGATGACTTTTCTTCCCATGCCTGGGCGGCCAGAATCGCATCGGTGGCAAGGAGGGCAAACACGCCGGTTTTGTCCTGTGCCCGGATGGTGTCGAGCGCCTGCGCACGCGAACTCGCATTCCAGAATACGGTCATGGCGGCAGAGATGATTGAGCGATTACGCCACTGCGCGAACGCCTTGCCGATGATGATGTACCAGCTGGCAACCGACATCAGCAGCAACATGACGGCGACGGCATACGACACCGCATCGCCTTGGGCCAGGAAGTGCGCCAGTCCGAGTTTGTCATTCATGGGAAGACTCCTTGTTCAACGAGGTTGATTGTCAAAAGATCAGGCCGTCGCGGGCTTGCGCATGCGCCAATGCAGCAGCAATTCGGTAATCAGCACCAAGCCTGCCGACAGCCCCAACAAGGGCATTGCCATGCTCAGGATGATGGCCGTCACCCATGTCGCGGGAGAGGCCGATGTCCATGCGCCGGGTAGCAGGCGCGGCAGCCCGAGCGCACCGCTTTGCCGGCGCTTGAAGTACATCACCCATCCGGATACGAGCGAGAACAGGATGCCGAGTCCGAACATCAGCAGCACTGCCTGATTCCACCAGCCGAATTCGCCGCGATGGAAGGGAATGCCGATCGCCGTTGCCTTGCCAAACGCCGTTTGCCTGTCCCATCCCGCGTAGTAGAGACTGTTGCCACTGTACGCATCCAGTACCAGGTCGAACTTCTTTTCCGGCTGCCTGCGGTCGAAGCTGGCTGCGCGCCAGACGCCGTGTGCTCCTCGCGGCGCCGTCAGTTGCATTGACACATCCGGAGCCTGCCGGCGCGCGGCATCCCATGCTGATTGCCAGTTCATCGGCGTCGCGCCTTCGATCGCCGCGGATTTCAGATTCCGCGGCGCTTGCGGCGGTGCCTGCCCCGCCAGATCGCGTGCACCCCGTATCTGTTCGCCCGCGTACTTGCTCCATGTCAGTCCGGTTGCCACCATGATCAGGCTGATCAGGCTCAGCGCGATACCGATGAAGGCATGCCATTGCCTCCAGGCCGGGCGCCCTTGCGTTCCCTTTTGCGGCAACGCGTTCTGCTTCTTCGATGGCCACCACAACACGATGCCGGTGATCAGCATGATCATTAGCCAGCTCGCGGCAAGCTCGATCATCCAGCGCCAGCCGTCGCCTTGCAGCAGACTGGAGTGCAGTTTTCTCGACCAGTTGCCGAAACGCTCCGCCTCCACTTGACTACCCAGCACTTCCGCCGTGTACGGGTTGACGTACATGACCGTGGGCCGCGCCGAAATGCTGTCGGCGGCAGGCCCGTGGTCATGTCCTTCGTGTCCGGGCCTGGTGCCGACCGGTGCGAAATAAACCTTCACGCTATCGCGCTCGTTATAGGCGGGCACGACGGAGCGCAACATCAGGCCCTCCGGCATTGCGGCATTTGCCGCAGCAACTGCATCGTCGAGCGGCCGCATGGCCCCGGCAGGAACGACCCGATCCATTTTGCCGTACAACGCGCTTTCGATCTGCGGTGTGAAGATGTACAGGATGCCCGTGAATGCCGCAACCAGTGCAAATGGCGAGGCGATCAGCGCCGCCCAGAAATGGATACGCCAGAACAGGCTCCTGCGCTGGGCCTCCAGTAATTTCTCATTATTGACGGTGCTTATCCTGGTTCGAATCATGCATGCTCTCCTGATGATCAACGCCTGCCGTCTCACATACTGAACTTCAGCTCAGCGACGACAGTGCGCTGGGTATACGGATGGAAGGCCCAGTACTTGTAGTTGTTGAGGTTGTCGATGCCCAGCGCCAGGCTCCACTGCCTGGCGACGCGGTAGTGCATGCGCACATCGGCTACCAGGAACTTGCTGACGCCGGTGTAGCTGAAGCCGTTCGGATCGCTGTTGTCCAGCGTGCCGTACTGCCTTCCGCTATAGCGCAGGCCGAGCGTGTGGGTCCATTTTTCATTGGCGCGATAAGTGGCCAGCAGGTTGGCGCGCCATTTCGGCACGCGCGGCTGCCATTTGCCCACGCTCGCCGGGAACTTGGCATTCTTCGCTATCGTCGAATCGGCATAGGTCAGGCTGCTGTTCAGGTCCAGGCCGCGCAAGCCGATGTCATTGGCCTGGTAGGCCAGCTCCAGGCCGGAAGTGTGGATCTCGTCCACGTTCTGGATATTGGTCAGGCTCGGCGTGACCGTGACGTTCGTTTGCGAATACAGCGCGTCGCGCGTGTTTTCATGGAACAGCGTGGCGCGCATCAAACCGTTGCCTAAGTCGCGTTCCACGGTCCATTCGCTGGTCCAGGATTTCTCCGGCCTCAGGTTCGGATCGTTGTTGACGATGGTGCCGGTAGAAATGCTGCCCTGGTACAGTTCGGCGACCGTCGGCATGCGCACCGCGCGTCCCAACGATGCCTTCAGCGCCAGTTCGGACGATACCTGGTAGGCGATCGCCGCCTTCGGCGAAAAATGGGTTTCCTTGCGTTCCACGAACGGCAACACCGAACTTGCGTTCGCGATCTCGCCGCCATAGGCATGCCATTCTTCGAGGCGTCCACCCAGCGTAGCGCGCCATGCTGGCGCGAAGCGCCAAGTGTCTTGCAGATACAGGCTTTGCAGTGCACTGTTGCCATTGAAAGCGGAGAAGCGGGCCGCCGCGCCGCCATTGAGCCAGTCCGGCGTATCGGACACCAGCGTGCGCAGCTTGTAGTTCTCGCGCTGGTAGCCCATATCGACAATGTGCGCGCCCGCCGCGCCATCCGGACGCCAGGTGCCTTTCAGCGACAGCGCATGCCAGCCAGTGCCGCCCATGTCGGTGATGCGGCCGGCGCTGGCCGCCGGCAATGCGGTGGTCGGCGTGCGTACCTGGTCCTTTGCATAATCGTAGAGACTGGCCGCGACTTCCCAATCCCAGACACCCTGGATATTGCTCTTCACCGACAAGCCATGCATCACATGTTCCAGCTTGCCGTTGCTCGGCGCGAAGTCGGCCGGCGTCAATGCAAACTGGCGGCCGCCGATATTGACGTTGCCGCTGTAGACAGGCTTGCCGGCCGCGTCATGCAAATAGGTTTGGGAGGTGCGCTTTGCTTCGTTCTGCCACCAGCCGAGCGTATAGCTGGCGCGCAAGGTTGGTGAAAAATCATAGGCAAGCTTGGCTTTCGCATGGTCCTGGATGGTGTGCACCTGGTTCGTGGCGCCGAGAATCCACCAGTCCCGGTTTTGCGGATTCTTGTCCGCGATCGCCCCCGTCACGGGCGTGCCGGCGCCGCTCGCCGTGCCGGCACTGACCAGCCTGGTCGCGAAAACGAGCGGCTGGCCGTCGCTGTCGAGCCGGTTGACGTTCAGCCACCAGAACCAGTTGCCGTTCCTGTTGCCCAGCGACGCGCTGGCCTGGTGTCCGGAATAGGTGTCATCGGCGCCATATTGCTGGAAGCTTTGGGTGAAGCCGGTCAGCTTGGCATGGCCTTCGAATTTCGTCGGCATACGCGTCAGATAGTCCACCACGGCGCCGACCGAGTTGCCCGGATAGGCTGCCGAGAACGGACCGTACAACACATCCACGCGCTCGATCTCTTCCGGCGTTACCAATCCCCAGCGCGGCGTAAAGGAAGCGCCGTTGCCCAGCAGGTTGGACAGCAGGATGCCGTCCGCATAGACCAGCGAGCGTGCGCTGTTGCCGGTTCCCGATGCGCGGCTGGCCAGGACCGCATGGTCGTAGTCGCCGATGTAGCGCTTGCGCACCAGCAGGCTCGGCAGGTATTTCAGCGCATCTTCGCTGTCGGTTGCATTGATCGTATCCTCGACCTGTTCACCGGTCACGCCTTCGATGGTGGTCGGGATCTGCGTCGGCAGGGAAGTCGGACGCCCGCCGGTGACCGTGACCGTGCCCAAGGTCTTGACCGGACCGCCGGATACCTGCTGGGCCGATGCGCCGGTAGCCAGGGCGGCAAGCAAGGCAGCGTATAGCAGGCGGTAGCTGGATTTCATTCTTGTGTTCCCCCCTTTGTTGTTTTAAATGGCCGTATTGGCCTAACCTTCCAGTCGGAAAACAATCGGTACCATTACGTTTGCAGCCACTGTTTCTTCGCCGCGGCGCGCCGGTACGAAGCGCCAGCGCTGCACGGTATCGACAGCCGCCTCGTCCAGACGCGGAATGCCGCTGCTTTGCTTGATCTGTATCTGTTCGGGCAGGCCTGCCGTGCTTACCCGGACCTGCAGCAATACCTTGCCCTCTTCGCGCTTGCGGCGCGAAATCGACGGATAGGCAGGCGCAGGGTTTTGCAGGTAGTCCGCGTCGAACCGTGGCCCCTGTACTACTACCGGTGCGGGTGCCGGCGTAGCGGCCGGACCAGGAGCCGCAGGGAGCCCGGCTTCACTGCTCGGTGCGGTCGGCGCAGCCGGGAACATGGGCGATACCGGCTCTGCGCTTGGTACTGCTGCAAGCATCGGCTTCTGCGCTGGTACTTGTGCGTTGCGCTTCACTGACGTCGCAGCCGCCGGCAGCGGTGCAGGGGGAGTCGTCACGGATGTCGGGGGTTCAGGCAATGAAGGCGACGGGATCTCGATGGTGCGCGTTTCCAAGCGCAGCACAACTGGCTCTATCGTGTTGTGTGCCTGCGCAGACATCAGGCAGGCAATCAGTCCGGCGTGCAAACCTACGACCGCGGCAAACTGCGATGCACGTTGCGCCAGCGGACGGTGCTCCTGAGGTTCATCGGAAAACGCAGCAGTTGTCATAGGTGGATGAGATGTTTCAACGGGCCATGGAACAATCCGGGTTCGGCAGAGAATTCTCCTTTTGTCCGATATTGAGTGGCGCCTGCGAAGCGATGGTTCCAGAACGAACGAATTTTTAATCTGCTCTACAACCTGTCACTTGCAAGCGGATGCACTGGCCAGGCAGTAGATATCGAAGGAGCGGCTTCGAGAATGGGGCCACCTACGTTGATGCCGTGGCCATGAGCGATGATGATCGCGGTGACGGTCGCGCGATCTCTATCTTGATATGGTTGACCTGGGCTAAAAACGAGAACAAAACCGCATCCTGCAGGAACCTTTTGCGTTCTACTTCCACTTAGTCCACGCACAAAGACGTGACTGGCGTCGCTTGAACACGTCAGTGGCAATTCGACGCCAAAAGACGGGGCGATGACCGTCGCACCAGCCGGTTTCGTTCGGTGTATCCATGACCAGAATTCTTCCAGCGCCCTCTTCTTCGTATCACTCAGCTGACAATGGATGCGTGAAAATCAGCGAGATGCGCTCTGTCGGCAATCTGCGGCTCGATGATGTTAGTCATTTGTTACGCACTCCAGACAACGCCCACCAGGTCGGTTGTCCAGAGCCTACATCATCCCCATGCCCACCGGCCCTCGGCGGCACGCCGACACTAGATACGGTCATCAAGCAGTGGCACGACGAACAGCACGCCACTTTTAATATAGCCGTTGCACTTCAAGCAGTGCGCTGTCTCAAAAAGCAGAGTGCACGATCGAACTTCAACAACAGCAAAGAAATGGAAGAGCGTCTCCAGCAATGGCAGAATATCCCGCCAGCCTTAACGGAAACAGCGGGAACGACCGCCGGTTTATGGCCAGGATGGGACGAGCTGCGTGAAAGCATTCCGGGAATCCTGATGTCGCAGCTCGTCCCGTCCTGGTTAGAACCGGCGACATCCGATATTGCTGTGGTCGTCTCCGATATTACGTCGACCTTGAGGCAGACTGAGTGGGTGCCGCGACTTGACCAGCGTATCTCTCAAGCTCCGTGTTTTCGGGAGATCCGGAATCAATATGCGGACGTCTCGCTTGCGCTACAGCGGGCGCTGGCTGAGTTCATTTCTGCGCGCGCAGAAGTGCTTATGGCGGTACGAAAAGGGAAAGTTGAAAAAAGCACGATAGACTTATACCGGGCTAGTCATGAGACGCTCACACACTATATCGATACTGCGGGGGCGGCTCGCGTCGCGCATCAGAAAGCAGCGGGCATAGTGCGGCACC
This window encodes:
- a CDS encoding TonB-dependent receptor; amino-acid sequence: MKSSYRLLYAALLAALATGASAQQVSGGPVKTLGTVTVTGGRPTSLPTQIPTTIEGVTGEQVEDTINATDSEDALKYLPSLLVRKRYIGDYDHAVLASRASGTGNSARSLVYADGILLSNLLGNGASFTPRWGLVTPEEIERVDVLYGPFSAAYPGNSVGAVVDYLTRMPTKFEGHAKLTGFTQSFQQYGADDTYSGHQASASLGNRNGNWFWWLNVNRLDSDGQPLVFATRLVSAGTASGAGTPVTGAIADKNPQNRDWWILGATNQVHTIQDHAKAKLAYDFSPTLRASYTLGWWQNEAKRTSQTYLHDAAGKPVYSGNVNIGGRQFALTPADFAPSNGKLEHVMHGLSVKSNIQGVWDWEVAASLYDYAKDQVRTPTTALPAASAGRITDMGGTGWHALSLKGTWRPDGAAGAHIVDMGYQRENYKLRTLVSDTPDWLNGGAAARFSAFNGNSALQSLYLQDTWRFAPAWRATLGGRLEEWHAYGGEIANASSVLPFVERKETHFSPKAAIAYQVSSELALKASLGRAVRMPTVAELYQGSISTGTIVNNDPNLRPEKSWTSEWTVERDLGNGLMRATLFHENTRDALYSQTNVTVTPSLTNIQNVDEIHTSGLELAYQANDIGLRGLDLNSSLTYADSTIAKNAKFPASVGKWQPRVPKWRANLLATYRANEKWTHTLGLRYSGRQYGTLDNSDPNGFSYTGVSKFLVADVRMHYRVARQWSLALGIDNLNNYKYWAFHPYTQRTVVAELKFSM
- a CDS encoding tripartite tricarboxylate transporter permease; amino-acid sequence: MEILGYLSLGFDTALSLNNLLYCLIGVFLGTAIGVLPGLGPVATIAMLLPATFALPPISSLIMLSGIYYGAQYGGSTTAILVNLPGESSSVVTAIDGYQMARNGNAGKALATAGIGSFFAGTVATLLLALFAPPLAELALKFGPAEYFSLMVLGLVASVVLAHGSLLRAIGMIILGLLLGLVGTDVNSGTPRYTFDLPQLADGINFVVVAMGMFGLGEIIANLDHEETRSLLSMKVGRLMPDKDDLKRIVAPILRGTALGSMLGILPGGGAMLSSFAAYSIEKKISKNSAQFGKGAIEGVAAPESANNAGAQTSFIPMLTLGIPSNPVMALMIGAMIIQGIQPGPAVMTEQPALFWGIIASMWIGNFFLIVLNLPMIGLWVRMIMVPYHYLYPGILVFCAIGVFSLNNSEFDVFLMAGFGLFGYVCSKLKMEAAPMLLGFIIGPMMEEYLRRALLLSRSDPMVFLQRPISATMLILAALAMAVVLLPALRKKREEAFVE
- a CDS encoding sensor histidine kinase produces the protein MTASIRSDLLKWLIAPLVVINLIGALLIYMLAWAPAQDALDQKLAEAVYDMRAHLKVVDGTVRLDFSDQADRMLRFNLTDSVFYAVRNQSGKLIAGDPDFPSFLVYGGKNNEVIAYMGNLREYHIRIVAMKTVVGTEAVWIGAAETLSARRQIQSRILLALLGLEALLVVASLAIVWFAVTEGLFPLQTMRKRLDTRNANDLSPTEEEGMPAELRPLARAINGLLARAQEDSRARQSFLADIAHQLRTPLAGISAQLELLQSGQRLTAEMEQSTRLISSSVERMIRQTNQLLSLARAEPAQFESKRLAPVEIDKLVTESIQHFVQEADKKRIDIGFDLQPARVMGDRFLLRDLVDNLVDNAIRYSFVDGRITVRCLEIAGDVHLIVEDSGPGIALEDREKVFQRFVRLDDKINGTGLGLAIVHDIAVAHHARIELDTGPDGKGVRFAVCFPAA
- a CDS encoding PepSY-associated TM helix domain-containing protein, encoding MIRTRISTVNNEKLLEAQRRSLFWRIHFWAALIASPFALVAAFTGILYIFTPQIESALYGKMDRVVPAGAMRPLDDAVAAANAAMPEGLMLRSVVPAYNERDSVKVYFAPVGTRPGHEGHDHGPAADSISARPTVMYVNPYTAEVLGSQVEAERFGNWSRKLHSSLLQGDGWRWMIELAASWLMIMLITGIVLWWPSKKQNALPQKGTQGRPAWRQWHAFIGIALSLISLIMVATGLTWSKYAGEQIRGARDLAGQAPPQAPRNLKSAAIEGATPMNWQSAWDAARRQAPDVSMQLTAPRGAHGVWRAASFDRRQPEKKFDLVLDAYSGNSLYYAGWDRQTAFGKATAIGIPFHRGEFGWWNQAVLLMFGLGILFSLVSGWVMYFKRRQSGALGLPRLLPGAWTSASPATWVTAIILSMAMPLLGLSAGLVLITELLLHWRMRKPATA
- a CDS encoding CHRD domain-containing protein, which produces MKRSEYSAARRVAAAVIVAGIAVWSSGCGMMEKVGLGGSKPTTTLSGANEVPPITTKASGKSTITVADDRTVSGSVIIDDLSATAAHIHRGSKSENGPVIIPLTKTSDKVFSVPASAKLTDAQFADYKAGNLYINVHSVAYPAGEIRVQLKP
- a CDS encoding tripartite tricarboxylate transporter TctB family protein, with product MPNFIRNPQDFWSGFIFLFVGLAAVLIGRDYAMGSAGRMGPAYFPTMLGALLSLIGAMSVARSMFRSGEAIGRIALKNLLLIIGAVILFGILVRGAGLVVAVIFLVMASGFASTKFKALPFLAVAIGLAVFSALVFVVALGLPMPVFGPWFGF
- a CDS encoding response regulator transcription factor — encoded protein: MHVLLVEDDAVLADGISRILKGYGMVVDVTSNGSEADAILKRSELAVVVLDIGLPGIDGFEVVRRLRARGSNVPVLLLTARDAVEDRVRGLELGADDYLVKPFAAPELAARIRALVRRSSPRPAELQMMGLSLDMHAKRARVNGNVVELSAREWAVLEYLLQQASRVVSKEQILDAILPWGEEITLNAVEVYVSRIRIKIAGAGIAIRTIRGFGYMLEASKE
- a CDS encoding ExbD/TolR family protein — protein: MGFNYNGSKSGHSQPMVEINTTPLVDVMLVLLVIFIITAPLLNQAVPVDLPKVDATRMNDQALTVQVSLDARNRIFVGGEEVGNASLAGHLKGTLAQGAPSPEMHLRADRRTHYEQLAEVMAIAQSVGITKIAFVTEAAR
- a CDS encoding MotA/TolQ/ExbB proton channel family protein encodes the protein MNDKLGLAHFLAQGDAVSYAVAVMLLLMSVASWYIIIGKAFAQWRNRSIISAAMTVFWNASSRAQALDTIRAQDKTGVFALLATDAILAAQAWEEKSSGGIGAGVDASEFIGRTLQQSTVLAQARVERGLTFLASVGSTAPFVGLFGTVWGIYHALVGLSGATQVVLDKVAGPVGEALIMTAAGLFVAIPAVLAYNAFTRGNRLVLAQLDGFANSLHAYLVAGVRVDGQARAVAVTALRAAS